From a region of the Candidatus Limnocylindrales bacterium genome:
- a CDS encoding XrtA-associated tyrosine autokinase translates to MSKIEEALKKAAQERQLQRVSETLTDPDSLKVIPPPKKGLEKPLLIRHRLITLTAPQSPAAEQYKKLRTRILQLTKPDFQNTLMVTSAVAGEGKTLTALNLAITIAQGLQETVLLVDGDLRKSSLHKLLGIEPKYGLSDYLTRHLDLSKILIKTEINKLTILPAGNLPPNPAELLASQKMHNLIKEIKNRYEDRYVIFDTTPLLPTTDPNILGTQMDGVILVVQAGRTAREDVVNALKLLEGMNVLGIVLNNVHQVSSNYYYHY, encoded by the coding sequence ATGAGTAAGATTGAAGAGGCTTTAAAAAAGGCGGCTCAGGAGAGACAGCTTCAACGGGTTTCTGAAACCCTTACAGATCCCGATTCCCTTAAGGTCATTCCCCCCCCTAAAAAGGGGTTAGAAAAACCCCTGTTAATCCGTCATCGCCTGATCACCTTGACAGCTCCCCAATCTCCGGCAGCAGAGCAATATAAAAAATTACGTACCCGGATTCTTCAGCTTACAAAACCTGATTTTCAAAATACCCTCATGGTTACCAGTGCAGTTGCCGGGGAGGGGAAAACCCTTACGGCCCTTAATTTAGCCATTACCATTGCCCAGGGGCTTCAGGAAACGGTTCTCCTGGTAGATGGCGATCTTCGTAAGTCTTCTCTTCATAAACTTCTGGGGATTGAGCCCAAATACGGTTTATCGGATTATTTAACCAGACACCTGGATCTATCTAAAATTCTTATAAAAACCGAGATTAACAAATTAACCATTCTTCCGGCAGGAAATCTCCCTCCAAACCCTGCAGAATTGCTTGCATCCCAGAAGATGCATAACCTCATTAAAGAGATTAAAAACCGATATGAAGATCGTTATGTGATCTTCGATACCACTCCGTTATTACCCACGACCGATCCTAACATCCTGGGAACTCAAATGGATGGCGTTATCCTGGTGGTTCAGGCAGGTCGAACCGCTCGAGAAGATGTCGTAAACGCCTTGAAGCTTCTGGAGGGAATGAATGTTTTAGGAATTGTGCTGAATAATGTCCATCAGGTTTCTTCCAATTACTACTATCATTATTAA
- a CDS encoding NAD-dependent epimerase/dehydratase family protein: MHDVGIIGAGYISSFHVEALRGLSHTRIVGVYDTHREKAELLAKKESIPRVFRSLDELIASKCCNFAHVLVPPPFHKKVAVPLLKAGIHVFLEKPMATSSEECRALMEAAKAGGAYLGVNYNALFHPAYLAMKKKLQDRTLGNLHYIVSFMNVPLRQLSARQFGHWMFQLPQNIILEQGVHPLSQIYDLAGKMWQVSTLASGRQELSPGKLFYDTWQISMICEKAVAQVFLSVGQEFTTSGIIAICEDGLVQVDLMNNRFFIQSKTRWPEFYDSFQNAQRLIKDMGQQSLANLGKYILSTLQILPRSDPFFLSIQNSIRAFYQGVDQDEPFIDGSFGSYVVEMCERISEGVALQESQTGEPNSILESSRPPKTPNISCDVLVIGGTGFIGYHLVKRLLAANLKIRVLARNTCLLPSLFQDPRVEVISGDMENLEEVSRAIKDVPIVVHLAQGGGGDSWEEIRKSMVYGTRNIAEACLQHGVKRLIYLGSIAALYLGDKKIITDPADLDPHIENRALYARGKAACEKLLWELHKEKDLPVCILRPGIVIGEGRSPFHSGLGQFNQDTYCIGWNDGKNPLPLVLVEDVAEAIFLAMKADTVIGKSYNVVGDVRLSAREYIGELARILDRPLQYYPRSPLKLQVIEMGKWAIKKIIGRTDATFPSYRDLKSRGLVSQFDCSAIKKDLKWTPVADRDEFIQRGLEVHKKKSPVESEIQSH; the protein is encoded by the coding sequence ATGCATGACGTTGGAATTATCGGTGCCGGCTATATTTCCTCATTTCATGTTGAAGCTCTAAGAGGTTTATCCCATACTCGCATTGTCGGGGTTTATGATACCCATAGAGAGAAAGCTGAACTCCTGGCGAAAAAAGAGTCTATCCCCAGAGTATTTCGATCCCTGGACGAACTTATAGCAAGCAAATGTTGTAATTTTGCCCATGTCCTGGTTCCACCCCCTTTCCATAAGAAGGTAGCAGTACCTTTACTGAAGGCCGGGATCCATGTCTTTTTAGAAAAGCCTATGGCGACTTCTTCCGAAGAATGCCGGGCTTTAATGGAAGCCGCCAAAGCAGGCGGTGCTTATCTGGGTGTCAATTATAATGCGCTCTTTCATCCGGCCTATCTGGCCATGAAAAAAAAGTTACAGGACCGCACCCTGGGAAATCTCCATTATATTGTTTCGTTTATGAACGTTCCTTTAAGGCAACTTTCCGCCCGGCAGTTCGGTCACTGGATGTTTCAGCTACCCCAGAATATCATCCTGGAACAGGGGGTTCATCCCCTTTCTCAAATTTATGATCTGGCCGGAAAGATGTGGCAGGTTAGTACTCTGGCTTCCGGTCGACAGGAACTAAGCCCGGGAAAACTGTTTTATGATACCTGGCAGATCTCTATGATCTGTGAAAAAGCTGTTGCCCAGGTATTTCTCTCCGTCGGACAGGAGTTTACCACCTCTGGAATCATAGCCATCTGTGAAGATGGACTTGTTCAGGTTGATTTAATGAATAATCGATTTTTTATTCAAAGCAAGACCCGATGGCCTGAATTCTATGATAGCTTTCAAAACGCACAAAGGTTGATTAAGGATATGGGTCAACAAAGCCTGGCCAATTTAGGGAAATATATTTTATCCACCCTACAGATCCTGCCACGATCGGATCCCTTTTTCCTAAGTATTCAGAATAGTATCCGGGCTTTTTACCAGGGGGTTGATCAGGATGAACCTTTTATCGACGGGTCATTTGGATCCTATGTGGTCGAAATGTGTGAAAGGATCAGCGAGGGCGTTGCCTTACAGGAATCTCAAACCGGGGAACCCAACTCGATTTTAGAAAGTTCCCGGCCCCCTAAAACTCCGAACATCTCCTGCGATGTCTTAGTGATTGGGGGGACCGGTTTTATCGGTTATCATCTGGTGAAACGGCTTTTAGCTGCCAATTTAAAGATCCGGGTACTGGCAAGGAATACCTGCTTACTGCCTTCCTTATTTCAGGATCCCCGGGTAGAGGTGATATCGGGGGATATGGAAAATTTAGAAGAGGTCAGCCGGGCGATTAAAGATGTCCCTATTGTGGTTCATCTGGCCCAGGGGGGAGGGGGAGACTCCTGGGAAGAGATTCGGAAATCCATGGTCTATGGAACTCGAAATATCGCCGAAGCTTGTTTACAACATGGGGTTAAGCGTTTGATCTACCTGGGTTCCATCGCTGCATTATACCTGGGGGATAAGAAAATCATAACGGACCCGGCAGACCTGGATCCCCATATCGAGAACCGTGCACTGTATGCCAGAGGAAAAGCAGCCTGTGAAAAGCTCCTGTGGGAATTACACAAGGAGAAGGATTTACCGGTTTGTATTCTAAGGCCGGGAATTGTTATCGGAGAAGGAAGATCCCCTTTCCATAGCGGGTTAGGGCAGTTTAATCAGGATACGTATTGCATCGGCTGGAATGATGGAAAAAATCCGCTCCCCTTGGTTTTGGTGGAAGATGTCGCCGAAGCCATCTTTTTAGCCATGAAAGCAGACACTGTAATCGGTAAATCTTATAACGTGGTCGGGGATGTCCGTCTTTCTGCCAGGGAATATATTGGGGAATTAGCTAGAATACTGGATCGACCCCTACAATACTATCCCCGATCCCCCTTAAAGTTACAGGTAATTGAAATGGGGAAGTGGGCCATTAAAAAAATCATCGGCCGAACCGATGCGACCTTTCCAAGCTATAGAGATTTAAAGTCCAGGGGATTGGTTTCACAATTTGACTGTTCGGCTATTAAGAAAGATTTGAAGTGGACGCCCGTGGCAGATCGGGATGAGTTTATCCAACGGGGACTTGAAGTTCATAAGAAAAAATCTCCCGTGGAGAGCGAAATCCAATCGCACTGA
- a CDS encoding putative O-glycosylation ligase, exosortase A system-associated, producing MGSLRDLLVLAVTFSTIPVALLYPFLGLLAFSWLAYMRPQDLAWGFASQYRLSYYVALATLVGMVLNKELKFFKKSPINVILILLWIWVSLSVVFALDPSRSMGTYIQFSKILLICFITTGLVNTRERLRWSILVIAFSFGFLGLKNGLFGLTHGGEVRFRSGVGGLIGDNNDFALALNMAIPFLVFLAKEEKNRYSKFLWIFFVPFTVATVIFTYSRGGFLALTASLGLCILKSKRKAWALIAAPIILYLFLLFAPATYMEHISTIFAQEDERDASVQGRLNAWREAIELSGKYPFLGVGVRNFLSVSEGSIVTHNSYLQILIDTGYPGLGIYLLLLGTTFLTLWKVRKLARIRNRKQEDRAWKPRDPLKPYGSNSLPDQPSDLSWMIHYSHMFEISLIAFLIGGTFLDRVYFDLTYHIMALTVCLQILACEHFLGTQQQEQNRIPYGRGVGKKLQPTEKVTV from the coding sequence ATGGGCAGTCTTCGAGACTTATTAGTTTTAGCGGTTACTTTTTCTACCATTCCTGTGGCTTTACTTTATCCCTTTCTGGGTTTGCTGGCATTTAGCTGGTTGGCTTATATGCGACCTCAGGATCTGGCCTGGGGATTTGCAAGCCAGTATCGACTGTCTTATTACGTGGCTTTAGCTACCCTGGTGGGGATGGTTCTTAACAAAGAGCTCAAGTTTTTTAAGAAAAGTCCCATTAACGTTATCTTAATTTTGCTTTGGATTTGGGTTTCTTTATCTGTAGTCTTTGCCCTGGATCCTTCCCGATCTATGGGGACTTATATCCAGTTCTCCAAAATCCTTTTAATCTGCTTTATTACCACTGGGCTTGTCAATACCCGGGAGCGTCTTCGATGGTCTATCCTGGTGATCGCCTTTTCCTTTGGATTTTTAGGGCTTAAAAATGGTCTTTTTGGACTTACCCATGGAGGAGAAGTCCGATTTAGATCGGGAGTTGGAGGGTTAATCGGGGATAATAATGATTTTGCTCTGGCTTTAAATATGGCCATTCCTTTTCTGGTTTTCCTGGCCAAGGAGGAAAAAAACAGATACTCCAAATTCCTGTGGATTTTTTTCGTTCCTTTTACAGTGGCTACCGTGATTTTTACTTACTCCCGGGGAGGTTTTCTTGCCTTAACGGCCAGCCTTGGACTCTGCATTCTAAAGTCTAAGAGAAAAGCCTGGGCTCTGATCGCTGCGCCCATTATCCTTTACTTATTTCTCCTCTTTGCCCCGGCTACCTATATGGAACATATCAGCACTATTTTTGCCCAGGAAGATGAAAGAGATGCCTCTGTTCAAGGTCGGCTAAATGCCTGGCGGGAAGCTATTGAACTCTCCGGAAAGTACCCTTTCCTGGGAGTTGGAGTCCGGAATTTTCTCTCCGTTTCTGAAGGATCCATCGTAACCCATAACTCTTATCTCCAGATCCTTATTGATACCGGCTATCCCGGTCTTGGCATTTACTTGCTTTTACTGGGCACCACGTTTCTTACCCTATGGAAAGTAAGAAAACTCGCCAGAATAAGAAACCGGAAGCAGGAAGATAGAGCCTGGAAACCCAGAGACCCTCTTAAGCCTTATGGTTCAAATTCCCTTCCGGATCAACCCTCTGATTTGAGCTGGATGATTCATTACTCCCATATGTTTGAGATATCTTTGATCGCCTTCCTCATAGGAGGAACCTTTCTGGATAGGGTTTACTTCGACCTGACGTATCACATCATGGCTTTGACGGTCTGTCTACAAATACTTGCCTGTGAGCATTTCTTAGGAACCCAGCAACAGGAACAAAACAGGATTCCTTATGGTAGGGGAGTTGGTAAAAAGCTCCAGCCTACTGAGAAGGTAACCGTTTGA
- a CDS encoding GNVR domain-containing protein, whose protein sequence is MEKFLQFNLQYYRQVLSRRTWFFFLPFFFVLCGATVASFILPEVYRSSTTILIERDQVINPLTKGLGVASEMEERLRTLRQGILSRPLIEKVIKKLGLDLSVQNPVEFEDLIKEIQKNLTVTVKGNDLFSVSYEGQNPVQVRDLVSTLTGLYIEENLNAKRSEAYAAFDFINEQLQIYKKKLEDSEKTLREFKEANLKDLRYKIPTVLKDGGTGEVQAGSPVGELLGAGAQNSHMAKLEQYQNALTEVEIALKEANLKMSLLKNQLEKEPPTTNNKTILANPVETKLKELESQLAGLRTQYTDQHPDVIQTKNEIEMLKKQLASSKPIVIKNPEGSSMVNPVYENLRKELTAVEIQIKSLEKRRDQLQSKIEEAELKVKSIPKLEQEFIRLTRDYNVNENIYQMLLRRLEEARISRELEVKDKGTTFTVIEPPVLPLRPVKPNKLWILLMGFLGGIGVGLGTVFLVEYKYQPFDDQKEIELYLGMPVLVEIPNIRTEEDIKRRKRSTRLIASLCGLYLLITGGILTWQALKENPSYFQVLVNKFQDIYTTTRR, encoded by the coding sequence ATGGAAAAGTTCCTTCAATTCAATTTGCAATATTATCGTCAGGTTCTCTCCCGACGAACCTGGTTCTTTTTCCTCCCTTTTTTCTTTGTACTGTGTGGTGCTACGGTGGCGAGTTTTATTTTACCTGAGGTCTATCGGTCCAGCACCACCATTCTGATAGAAAGGGACCAGGTGATTAATCCGTTAACCAAAGGATTAGGGGTTGCTTCAGAAATGGAAGAACGGTTGAGAACCCTCCGTCAGGGGATACTCAGTCGCCCTCTCATTGAAAAGGTCATTAAAAAACTAGGGCTTGATCTGTCCGTTCAGAACCCCGTGGAGTTTGAGGACTTGATTAAAGAAATCCAAAAAAATTTAACCGTTACCGTTAAAGGAAATGATTTATTCAGCGTAAGTTATGAGGGTCAAAATCCGGTTCAGGTGAGGGATTTAGTCAGTACCTTAACGGGTCTATACATCGAGGAAAATCTCAACGCCAAGCGCTCCGAAGCTTACGCGGCTTTTGATTTTATCAACGAACAACTCCAGATTTATAAGAAGAAGCTGGAGGATTCCGAAAAAACCCTTCGGGAGTTTAAAGAAGCCAATCTCAAGGATTTACGATATAAAATTCCGACGGTTTTGAAGGATGGCGGGACCGGAGAAGTCCAGGCGGGGAGCCCGGTGGGAGAATTATTAGGAGCCGGTGCCCAAAACAGTCATATGGCGAAGCTGGAACAATATCAAAATGCTCTGACAGAAGTTGAAATAGCCCTTAAGGAAGCCAATTTGAAAATGTCGCTATTAAAAAATCAGTTGGAGAAGGAACCCCCTACCACGAATAATAAGACCATCCTTGCAAATCCCGTCGAGACGAAACTTAAAGAACTGGAATCCCAACTGGCCGGCCTGCGAACCCAATACACCGACCAACATCCCGATGTTATTCAAACCAAGAATGAAATCGAAATGCTCAAAAAACAACTGGCCAGCTCAAAACCGATCGTAATCAAAAATCCAGAAGGTTCTTCGATGGTCAATCCGGTTTATGAAAACCTTCGAAAGGAGCTTACTGCGGTGGAAATACAGATCAAGTCGTTGGAAAAACGGCGAGATCAACTCCAGAGTAAAATTGAAGAGGCCGAATTAAAAGTCAAAAGCATTCCCAAGCTGGAGCAAGAATTTATTCGACTCACCAGGGACTATAACGTCAACGAGAATATTTATCAAATGCTACTCCGTCGGTTAGAGGAGGCGCGTATTTCCCGGGAATTGGAGGTTAAAGACAAGGGGACCACTTTTACCGTCATCGAACCCCCTGTTCTTCCTCTACGTCCTGTTAAGCCTAATAAACTTTGGATCCTTTTAATGGGATTTCTAGGAGGAATCGGTGTAGGGTTGGGTACGGTTTTCCTGGTTGAGTATAAATATCAACCCTTCGATGATCAAAAGGAGATAGAACTCTATCTTGGAATGCCGGTATTGGTTGAAATTCCTAATATTCGCACCGAAGAGGATATAAAACGTAGGAAAAGATCCACCCGATTAATAGCCTCACTCTGCGGTCTTTATTTATTGATAACCGGAGGTATTTTAACCTGGCAAGCTTTAAAAGAAAATCCTTCTTACTTCCAGGTCCTTGTCAATAAGTTTCAAGACATATATACAACGACCCGCAGGTAG
- a CDS encoding TIGR03013 family XrtA/PEP-CTERM system glycosyltransferase, which translates to MELQKTPAARAGFLILFLGNTLALMISFYGAIWIRYQISLWPIIYQQPILPSLLIFTGLGQFIFYLFDLYNLRIKPNSLSLVLSIFISILITAAVMGGSYYFIPSLTHGRWILALATLLAMVLVSSWWLIYNHTFKIPGIRQRVLIVGSSQIGEAVAREILSNPDLGYCLVGFIDECMAGRYSNPEDTVKVWGKGDNKFWTVPLIGTLGEFDQIVKNNRIDLITVALAERRMVFPLQILLNCKLNGIKVYEAIDFYEQLTGKILVQGLRPSWLIFCQGFNKSKTNEVLKRVLDVVISALGLILAAPLMAVTAILIKLESPGPIIFTQERVGKGEKTFQVYKFRSMTVDAEAKTGPVWATDKDPRITRVGWVIRKFRIDELPQLLNILKGDMSFVGPRPERPHFVETLKKEIPYYPVRLTVKPGLTGWAQVNFPYGSSKEDALEKLQYDLFYIKNLSLFLDLVILLKTMSVIILAKGAK; encoded by the coding sequence ATGGAGTTACAGAAAACCCCTGCAGCAAGGGCTGGATTTTTAATTCTTTTCCTGGGTAATACCCTTGCACTGATGATTTCGTTTTATGGAGCCATCTGGATAAGATATCAAATCTCCCTCTGGCCGATTATTTATCAACAACCCATTTTACCCAGCCTTCTTATTTTTACGGGTTTAGGTCAGTTCATTTTTTATCTCTTCGATCTCTATAATCTCCGGATAAAGCCTAACTCTTTAAGTTTGGTGTTGAGTATTTTTATCTCTATCCTGATTACGGCAGCGGTGATGGGAGGAAGTTATTATTTTATCCCATCTTTGACCCATGGCCGATGGATTTTAGCCTTGGCTACCCTGCTGGCCATGGTTCTGGTTAGCTCCTGGTGGTTGATTTATAACCATACTTTCAAAATCCCTGGAATCCGTCAGCGGGTTTTGATTGTAGGCTCTTCCCAAATCGGTGAAGCCGTAGCCCGGGAAATCCTTTCGAATCCGGATTTAGGTTATTGCCTGGTAGGATTTATCGATGAATGCATGGCCGGAAGGTATTCAAATCCCGAAGATACCGTGAAAGTATGGGGAAAAGGGGATAATAAATTCTGGACGGTTCCCCTTATAGGAACTTTGGGTGAGTTTGATCAGATTGTTAAGAACAACCGCATAGATCTGATTACCGTAGCTCTAGCCGAACGCAGAATGGTCTTTCCATTACAAATTCTTTTAAATTGTAAGCTAAATGGAATAAAAGTCTATGAAGCCATTGATTTTTATGAGCAGCTAACGGGCAAAATCCTGGTGCAAGGACTCCGACCCAGTTGGTTAATATTTTGTCAGGGATTTAACAAATCCAAAACCAACGAAGTTCTCAAACGGGTCCTCGATGTGGTTATATCCGCTCTGGGACTCATCCTGGCCGCACCTCTCATGGCTGTTACGGCCATTTTAATTAAATTAGAGAGTCCAGGGCCCATAATTTTTACCCAGGAGCGGGTAGGAAAAGGGGAAAAAACTTTTCAGGTTTATAAATTTCGTTCCATGACCGTCGACGCCGAAGCTAAAACCGGCCCTGTTTGGGCTACCGATAAAGATCCCCGCATTACCCGAGTCGGTTGGGTGATACGAAAGTTTCGAATCGATGAACTCCCTCAACTCCTTAATATCCTCAAAGGGGATATGAGTTTTGTGGGACCACGACCCGAAAGGCCTCATTTCGTAGAAACCCTTAAAAAAGAAATTCCTTACTATCCGGTTCGTCTAACCGTCAAGCCCGGATTGACCGGTTGGGCTCAGGTGAACTTTCCCTATGGTTCCTCCAAAGAGGATGCTCTGGAAAAGCTTCAATATGACCTTTTTTACATAAAAAATCTTTCCCTTTTTCTGGATTTGGTCATTCTTCTTAAGACTATGAGTGTCATTATTCTTGCAAAAGGAGCAAAATAA
- a CDS encoding ABC transporter substrate-binding protein yields MRYLSKRQIFFVFLASLCTLTVFIGPVGLQGAEKDNEQRAKVSLRLDWTPWSLHTFLFVAKEKGYFADENLDVNLYVPSNPEDTIKLVAAGQDHFGLSYQIDTILGRSEGLPVVSIAAIVQHPLNVILSLKESGITKPSDLKGKKIGSPLIPSDDAYLEKILGGMGLRKGSDYTVVDVGFNLVQPLLTKQIDAVIGTYSVWEKIQIELEGFEVNMIKLQDYGVPDFYESVLLTNEKLIQENPDLIRRFMRAAWKGLDFTMTHPDEALGILLKQNPDLRKDLAQRSLVALIPLMKNSVPKVGWQTEAKWQELQDFMMDMGLIKQKTKVSGMFTNEFLP; encoded by the coding sequence ATGCGATATTTATCTAAAAGGCAAATTTTTTTTGTTTTCCTGGCAAGTCTATGCACTTTAACCGTTTTTATCGGACCTGTTGGACTTCAGGGAGCAGAAAAAGACAATGAGCAACGAGCCAAAGTTTCTTTGCGTCTGGATTGGACTCCCTGGTCTTTGCATACCTTTCTGTTCGTTGCAAAGGAAAAAGGATATTTCGCCGATGAAAATCTAGACGTAAATCTTTATGTTCCTTCTAATCCAGAAGATACCATCAAGTTGGTGGCAGCCGGCCAGGATCATTTCGGGTTGAGTTATCAGATTGATACGATTCTGGGGCGATCAGAGGGTCTTCCCGTTGTTTCCATTGCAGCTATTGTTCAACACCCCTTGAATGTAATTCTTTCCTTAAAGGAATCGGGTATTACAAAGCCATCCGATTTAAAGGGTAAAAAGATCGGTTCCCCTCTTATTCCCTCCGATGATGCCTACCTGGAAAAAATTCTGGGGGGGATGGGACTGCGTAAAGGAAGTGATTACACCGTTGTGGACGTAGGATTTAATCTGGTTCAACCTTTATTGACCAAACAGATCGATGCCGTTATCGGGACCTACTCGGTTTGGGAAAAAATTCAAATTGAGCTGGAAGGATTTGAAGTGAATATGATTAAACTTCAGGATTATGGGGTTCCCGATTTTTATGAATCTGTTTTGTTGACCAATGAAAAACTTATTCAAGAAAACCCCGATCTCATTCGACGTTTTATGCGGGCAGCCTGGAAGGGGTTAGATTTTACCATGACCCATCCAGACGAGGCACTTGGGATTTTACTTAAACAAAATCCAGATCTTAGAAAGGATTTGGCTCAGAGATCTTTGGTAGCATTGATTCCCCTTATGAAAAACAGTGTTCCTAAGGTTGGCTGGCAAACGGAAGCCAAATGGCAAGAGCTTCAGGATTTTATGATGGATATGGGATTAATTAAGCAAAAAACAAAGGTTTCCGGCATGTTTACCAATGAATTTTTACCTTAA
- a CDS encoding XrtA/PEP-CTERM system-associated ATPase codes for MYTQFYGFREKPFRLTPDTDFFYPSSVHKQALAYLTYGLEDRQGFITITGEVGSGKTTVIQVLLNNLKDTTKVAKVNNTKVTFLQLLEMIVRDFGLPVQGNSKTELLEILNKFLIQQHSLGNYVLLIIDEAQNLSSALLEEIRLLSNLETSKEKLLQIILAGQPELGRKLRLPQLRQLAQRITVTYHMTGMDRKDVESYIQYRLQVAGNQNRALFSSEAIDKITEFSRGIPRMINIICDAALLTGFVSERKQIDEAIIAEVIQELKTSQSVPQEEEKEITPQPVPQPLTSSVEVLSLMSCLEKRLDDMASKLEWVCKTIETVKQGQSAGPGEGVQTSTGPELPKTQIISEDPTPKDIFKSVYEENRFEDYSGSKLLHELILRSGYFPLLVSLLKINVTSFFWYVNDLTNLVLWIGTFVQAWFLSFVKPGDLRFPLPGKFLGNLISPFIYSSVGSILQGFLFLYRFESLTLWIYSLLMGTLQIIRRRVVKKQRAIVSFLEILVRTSLIPVLYTWHELERRNTGFSFGAFRDVFTELFKSPVSAYWVEGILILGIFCGLDKILKTKKRV; via the coding sequence ATGTATACACAGTTTTATGGTTTCAGAGAAAAACCTTTCCGACTTACACCGGATACCGATTTTTTCTATCCCAGCTCGGTCCACAAACAAGCTTTGGCCTATCTTACCTATGGATTGGAAGATCGACAAGGTTTTATTACCATTACCGGAGAGGTGGGCTCGGGTAAAACAACTGTTATCCAGGTTCTTTTAAATAACTTAAAAGATACCACCAAAGTGGCTAAGGTGAATAATACCAAGGTAACCTTCCTACAACTTCTGGAAATGATTGTTCGGGATTTCGGCCTGCCGGTTCAGGGGAATTCTAAAACAGAATTACTGGAGATTCTCAATAAGTTCTTGATCCAACAACACAGTCTTGGAAATTACGTTTTACTTATCATAGACGAAGCCCAAAACCTCAGCAGCGCTTTACTCGAAGAAATCCGACTCCTTTCTAACCTGGAGACCAGTAAGGAGAAGCTCCTTCAAATTATCCTGGCCGGTCAACCTGAATTAGGGCGTAAATTGAGATTACCTCAACTTCGACAATTAGCTCAGCGAATTACCGTCACCTATCATATGACCGGAATGGATAGAAAGGATGTTGAAAGTTATATCCAATACCGTTTACAGGTGGCCGGAAATCAAAATAGGGCCTTATTTTCTTCGGAAGCAATTGATAAAATCACCGAGTTCTCTCGAGGAATTCCCCGAATGATCAACATTATCTGTGATGCAGCCCTGCTGACCGGATTTGTGAGTGAGAGGAAGCAAATCGATGAAGCCATTATTGCCGAGGTAATCCAGGAACTCAAAACCTCCCAAAGTGTCCCTCAAGAAGAAGAGAAAGAGATAACCCCTCAACCTGTTCCACAGCCCCTGACATCCAGCGTAGAAGTCCTATCGCTGATGTCTTGCCTGGAGAAGAGGCTGGACGACATGGCCAGCAAGCTGGAATGGGTTTGTAAGACCATTGAGACGGTTAAGCAAGGTCAAAGTGCAGGACCTGGGGAGGGAGTACAGACTTCTACAGGACCAGAGTTACCAAAAACCCAAATAATTTCTGAAGATCCGACCCCAAAGGATATTTTTAAATCTGTTTACGAAGAAAACCGGTTCGAAGATTATTCGGGATCCAAACTCCTTCATGAACTCATCCTCAGGAGTGGCTATTTTCCGTTACTGGTCTCCTTACTAAAAATTAATGTAACCAGTTTTTTTTGGTATGTGAATGACCTAACCAATCTGGTTTTGTGGATCGGGACCTTTGTTCAAGCCTGGTTTTTAAGTTTTGTAAAACCCGGAGATTTACGGTTTCCCCTCCCCGGTAAATTCCTTGGCAACCTGATTTCACCCTTTATCTATTCCAGTGTGGGCAGTATCCTCCAAGGATTCTTGTTTCTTTATCGATTTGAGTCCCTAACACTCTGGATATACTCCCTCCTTATGGGGACTTTACAGATCATTCGCCGACGCGTAGTAAAGAAACAAAGAGCTATTGTTAGTTTCCTTGAAATCTTGGTTCGAACCTCTTTAATCCCGGTCTTATATACCTGGCACGAATTGGAGAGGAGAAATACAGGCTTTTCTTTCGGTGCCTTTCGAGATGTTTTTACCGAACTGTTTAAAAGTCCTGTTTCTGCCTATTGGGTTGAAGGCATTCTCATTTTGGGGATCTTCTGTGGATTAGACAAAATCCTGAAAACCAAAAAACGGGTTTAG